The Epinephelus lanceolatus isolate andai-2023 chromosome 14, ASM4190304v1, whole genome shotgun sequence genome has a window encoding:
- the obsl1b gene encoding obscurin isoform X3 — protein sequence MDVFGGAPRFLAYPRPVVVQSGTDAVLKCQIGGDPRPAVIWERNNEKIDPQGRYRVFEDGNVYNLIISAVTTEDSGQYICKAKNSIGETYAAATLKVEGEAQEMELREENKPRFLIKPLSTRAGRGDDAVFSCKLWGNPRPEVVWEKDGRKLNEIFESTHFNVGFQDGGWFQLKIFKTRAPDGGVYTCKARNEFGEALAGAVLLVDAGPGHEEEGNRNGYTNGHWKGHQGKQRSGRQMPNRLRDDTMTKSTKVKMFAVTEGKHAKFRCFVTGKPKPEIIWRKDGRLILSGRRYLLYEDREGYFTLKVLYCKQKDNGVYVCAASNTAGQTLSAVHLSVKEPPVRFKQPLIDLEVWERDLAILECEVPEDSVPITWYLEDRRLQPGAKYGMEEWGTKRRLTIRDIGVDDDGIYLCEMPDGGRSIAEVAVKGTILRKLPRKVDVLEGENAAFCVEVEKEEMDIHWYKDAIELRETHQTILKSFGRTHILVFVNTMPQDSGLVTFLVGRSKTSSQLRVKAARHCPPSCPVAVQINTERANAALLSWVPAQDSRKNPPSGYVLERQEVGTGSQEWLQCLTTDSATSVEILGDSVPCEADYRFRICSVNKYGKSNNVEFPRAVHLVPVARIQAPLQDALVPEGQDALFSIELSASVIGTWFLNGTQLQEDERYSMRRSRTHQSLRIRGVRDTDNGAEITFIAYGIRDSAALYIQAPLVKFSPMSEMDRNKFVEVGIPIVLYCELSDPAAPVHWYKNGVELQTMEGLHIQSEGTMRRIVIQSAEFSHSGVYCCDAIDDVIRFNVEVEAPPLRFSAIPDVERNKTIELGCPIVLCCELSDPSAQVHWYKDGSKLHPQTGVDILTDDLARKLIVHSAEFFHSGLYCCKTKGDAITFSVDIKAPPVKFSAIPEEMRTKSIEAGCPLVLQCVVSDPEAHVCWCKDEMQLISNTGLEIHSEGNTRTLVVQSAELCHSGVYRCTTQDDTMEFQVEIKAIPVTYSPIFDVERTKSLEAGKLLELECEVADSTVPVCWYKDGVKLSSQNDWDIQSKGTVRRLIIPSAELLHSGLYSCETSDDTFHFPVDVKAPTLPLSPSPEVVETQSLDATCPTEPTCETSDPAFQVSWQEDKEHDSNKEPDFEMEGIKKTLVIEPTHPSNSGAYYCATADDVAQLIVNNQVPPPTYLLDPDVEKTESAEADCPIVQQFEISDPIAKACWYKDGTPIYPKWEADCESQSSSQAVLLQSYDLSDDGRFGCETSGDAQLNVDMKAEQCHYGDEIGEIADSSVQYTVDVEATSPRLSSDQEKKSTEEAYAAEVDCMSSKCNSGTFCDKRGDTQTDEEHSRQMPTSQSTYEHITDWITTKQPKKLSDSQRTTNAQSPVYCNSEKPTIMQSDTHHHMNKPTESQGEEFIYYLQHAEAPSEEPDNSLQTAVQTDEICHILQTAAVESEESTLKTLTVQSEELHSSKQMRTVQSELAPPVKITTLCEAERNKSVEVDEPIVLQCEISDPNAKVNWYKDGINLHEAAGQDMLAEGSIRTLAFQSARLSDAGTYSCKTTDDAMQFHVDVKAPLPVEPLLTFSALSEGDQKKTVMAGSPIALQCELSNPTGQVSWYKDGTQLLPQNGVEIQSEGNLRSLVVPSAERAHTGVYRSLPVKFSELQESDRSKSVQEGSPIVLSCELSHDSSAHVDWYKDGMELLPQNNMEIQSDGLTRTLLIHSAENIHSGTYECSTSDDTITFKVDVEGRSPQILPIPLSEKYKMIAVGCPIMLQCEVSDPVAQVSWFKDEVELFCRTGLDMKRDGSLRKLIIHSAKVSDSGLYSCSLADDVVTYHVDVEAAPVRFAALPDVARNKFVEAGCSIKLQCEVSEPTAQVYWHKDGEQLLPKSEYEIETKEQLRALVIASAEVRHSGVYSCEAADDHIEFKVDVAAVPEAEESKSVEAGSPVRLQYEISDPTSQTCWYEDGIKRSPKSGINIDSEGNKRTLVMKSTTSSCSGVYSCKTDDDDDSDFNDFCVEVKAPPVTFADIPEEDLFKSVVEQEQLVLSCEVSRTDGVVQWYKDGIEMQPSNNITMQAEGTRRNLTVHSTQLSDTGTYTCRAGDNILMYKVTIREPPVLIIYPKEDVHLDRHVPEEIILSCELSRPNGVVSWYKDGQKLQESENIKLKVEGPYRRLKIVSSGVEDSGEYVCDTADASIFFHLSITEPPVRIVSPSQSQMELCQQTSERMVLSCEISRPNAVVRWYRDGLEVEENDNLILEVDGVYRRLIIPETTVRDSAEYVCDTADDSVTFFVNIAEPPVRFVRPRKMACRVDKMAGETLVLDCEVSRSNAEVTWKKNGEEVEDSRNITILEDGVMRQLTVHSLTVEDAGQYVCDAKDDVMDFYVNVQELPVKIIGKTDAKTEKQFLVSDDIILVCELSRSSASVSWYKDNQLIDDTERYCSEEQGVFRSLVVLNAGLEDSGEYTCDAVDDRMVFYITVKEPPVQIIGNSGHPEHHILVAGDDLILECEVSRPNATVQWLWNGKTLKPDTRIKIDSYDVVRKLVLSGLQPSDSGKYVCDAFDDKLTTIVEVQELPAVFENKKANNNVSAYENESVTLCAVVSRERSNVRWLKDGQLLNGDNIHISSEGNTHKLTINPLQLSDSGEYVCDVKTDEMYFSLLVKEMKVKFVRPLENVVSLKGSSLILRCEINKPKGDVQWLKDGQEISPSRRHTIRAQGRERSFTIHQLVEEDAGEYTCESTDDRTSATVTVETPRVVEFIAELRNITVREGEDAVFKCVVSPEDTRLVWRLNGKQVALNERTVISSNGLCHMLCIHNCMVSDSGRVTADAEGLVSEAELQIQEQQVMFTKKMTPVNAEEYSEASLEVEVSLDSGEVQWMRQGVLIHPGTKYTLKHKGRKHSLTINKLAMSDRGTYSCETLHDRTQAQLTVEPRKITIKRGLTDVKTTERETASFEVELSHPNVTGTWTRNAIQLKPTNHFRMSAKGKVHSLTISNLSVEDTGTFMFCVENLKTAARLVVKEPPVTILRKLEDQKFPDGAVISLECELSRHNVDVKWIKNGFEVKPSKDLRIYAMGRKRFLQIMKCHVSDSGMYTCDAGDATTSCTVEVYERELQILQGLEDLDIQEDQNAVFVCEVSVPDVPGEWYKNGERIQPTSTIKIRQEGTKHFLLMCNVRAEDSGEIKFITRHVECIAYLEVEELPVNIVKPLQDTTALEKSRVLLDCTVSNPRCSIRWYKGANVILPSERFEICSEGCYRKLIIQQVVLDDEGMYSVQVGEYTCSAKLTVVAQSQLMVRELKDVEVMAPDEACFECEVAVPVPKAPVWSLNGEPLQPSSQVLMEKMGTVHRLTLRQTSPDMNGVVEFTFGKAKSSAQLQVLSDP from the exons ATGGATGTGTTCGGTGGGGCACCACGTTTCTTGGCCTATCCAAGACCTGTGGTGGTACAAAGTGGAACTGACGCAGTCCTAAAGTGTCAAATTGGTGGTGATCCGAGGCCTGCAGTTATCTGGGAGCgaaacaatgaaaagattgatcCACAGGGACGATACCGGGTCTTTGAGGATGGAAATGTTTACAATCTTATCATTTCAGCTGTGACCACAGAGGATAGTGGCCAGTACATATGCAAAGCAAAGAACAGCATTGGTGAAACATATGCAGCTGCCACACTGAAGGTGGAAGGTGAAGCACAAGAGATGGAGTTACGAGAGGAAAATAAGCCACGATTCCTCATCAAGCCCCTCTCCACTCGCGCCGGTCGTGGGGATGATGCTGTCTTCTCTTGTAAGCTCTGGGGAAACCCGCGACCAGAGGTTGTCTGGGAAAAGGATGGCAGGAAACTCAATGAAATATTTGAAAGCACACATTTCAATGTGGGCTTCCAGGACGGTGGATGGTTCCAGCTCAAGATCTTTAAGACTCGTGCTCCAGACGGTGGTGTATATACATGCAAAGCCCGAAATGAGTTTGGGGAAGCGTTGGCAGGAGCTGTGTTGCTGGTTGATGCAGGCCCAGGACATGAGGAAGAAGGGAATCGTAACGGCTACACGAATGGCCACTGGAAAGGCCATCAAGGAAAACAGAGGAGTGGTAGGCAAATGCCAAACCGGCTCAGAGACGACACCATGACCAAGTCAACTAAAGTGAAAATGTTTGCAGTGACAGAGGGTAAACATGCCAAATTCCGCTGCTTTGTGACTGGGAAACCCAAACCAGAAATCATTTGGAGGAAAGATGGCAGGCTGATACTGTCTGGAAGGCGTTATTTGTTATATGAGGACAGAGAAGGATACTTCACACTTAAAGTTCTGTACTGTAAGCAGAAGGATAATGGAGTTTATGTTTGTGCTGCGTCAAATACTGCCGGACAAACCCTCAGTGCTGTACACCTCTCCGTAAAGG AGCCGCCTGTGCGGTTCAAGCAGCCTCTCATTGATCTAGAAGTATGGGAGCGAGATTTGGCGATTCTCGAGTGTGAAGTTCCAGAGGACTCTGTTCCCATCACATGGTATCTGGAGGACAGACGACTGCAGCCAGGGGCCAAATATGGAATGGAGGAGTGGGGAACAAAACGGCGACTAACTATCCGTGACATCGGAGTTGACGATGATGGGATTTACCTCTGCGAGATGCCTGATGGGGGCAGAAGCATTGCAGAGGTAGCTGTGAAAG GGACAATTTTGCGGAAGCTTCCAAGAAAGGTGGATGTATTGGAAGGTGAAAATGCAGCCTTTTGTGTTGAAGTGGAGAAAGAGGAAATGGACATACATTGGTACAAAGATGCCATTGAGCTTCGTGAAACGCATCAGACCATCCTTAAGTCCTTTGGTCGAACTCACATCCTAGTTTTCGTCAATACAATGCCCCAAGACTCTGGCCTTGTAACTTTCCTTGTAGGCAGATCCAAGACTTCCTCTCAGCTAAGAGTGAAAG CGGCCAGACATTGTCCTCCCAGTTGTCCAGTTGCTGTGCAGATCAACACAGAGCGTGCTAATGCAGCTCTTCTCTCATGGGTTCCTGCTCAGGACTCACGAAAGAACCCTCCATCTGGATATGTGCTTGAACGACAGGAAGTGGGCACTGGCTCACAGGAGTGGCTACAGTGCCTGACTACCGACTCTGCCACCTCTGTAGAGATTCTTGGTGACAGTGTACCATGTGAGGCTGATTATCGATTTCGCATCTGCAGTGTGAACAAGTATGGGAAGAGCAACAATGTTGAGTTCCCTAGAGCTGTTCACTTGG TTCCAGTTGCCAGAATACAAGCTCCCTTACAGGATGCCTTGGTGCCTGAAGGGCAAGATGCCCTCTTCTCTATTGAGCTCTCTGCTTCAGTTATTGGTACATGGTTCTTAAATGGTACTCAGCTTCAGGAAGATGAAAGATATTCCATGCGTCGGTCACGAACACACCAATCTCTTCGCATTCGAGGAGTACGGGATACAGACAATGGAGCTGAGATCACATTTATTGCCTATGGCATTCGGGATTCTGCAGCCCTGTACATTCAAG CTCCTCTCGTGAAGTTTTCACCAATGTCAGAAATGGATCGAAACAAATTTGTAGAAGTTGGGATCCCCATCGTGCTCTACTGTGAGCTGTCGGACCCTGCAGCTCCAGTGCACTGGTACAAAAATGGGGTGGAATTACAAACAATGGAGGGTCTGCATATCCAATCAGAGGGCACCATGAGGAGAATTGTCATCCAATCAGCAGAGTTCTCACATTCGGGAGTGTATTGCTGTGATGCCATTGATGACGTCATCCGGTTCAATGTGGAAGTCGAGG CCCCACCTCTGAGGTTTTCAGCAATTCCAGATGTTGAGAGGAACAAAACCATCGAACTCGGCTGCCCCATTGTTTTATGCTGTGAGCTCTCAGATCCCTCTGCCCAGGTGCACTGGTACAAAGATGGGTCAAAGCTCCATCCTCAAACTGGAGTAGATATTCTAACTGACGACTTGGCGAGAAAACTGATTGTCCATTCAGCAGAATTTTTCCACTCTGGGTTATACTGCTGCAAGACAAAGGGTGACGCCATCACATTCAGTGTGGACATAAAAG CTCCACCTGTGAAGTTCTCAGCAATTCCTGAAGAAATGAGGACCAAGTCGATCGAAGCAGGCTGCCCTCTTGTACTCCAGTGTGTGGTGTCGGATCCTGAGGCCCACGTTTGCTGGTGCAAGGATGAAATGCAGCTCATTTCAAACACTGGATTAGAAATCCACTCAGAGGGCAACACAAGGACATTAGTTGTTCAGTCTGCCGAGCTGTGCCACTCTGGTGTGTACAGATGCACCACACAGGATGATACCATGGAGTTTCAAGTGGAGATCAAAG CTATACCAGTGACGTACTCGCCTATCTTTGATGTTGAGAGAACCAAGTCACTTGAAGCGGGCAAACTTTTGGAGCTGGAATGCGAGGTTGCAGACTCCACTGTGCCTGTCTGCTGGTATAAAGATGGTGTAAAGCTCTCCTCGCAGAATGATTGGGATATACAGAGTAAAGGCACGGTGAGGAGACTCATTATCCCATCTGCTGAGCTCCTGCACTCAGGGCTATACAGCTGTGAAACCTCTGATGACACTTTTCACTTCCCTGTGGATGTCAAAg CTCCAACGCTGCCGTTGTCGCCCTCGCCAGAGGTTGTGGAGACGCAGTCACTTGATGCAACCTGCCCAACTGAACCAACATGTGAAACCTCAGACCCTGCTTTCCAGGTGTCATGGCAGGAGGATAAAGAACATGATTCTAATAAAGAGCCTGACTTTGAAATGGAAGGCATCAAGAAGACCCTTGTTATTGAACCAACTCATCCTTCAAACTCTGGAGCATACTATTGTGCAACAGCAGATGATGTTGCCCAATTAATAGTAAACAATCAAG TGCCACCTCCGACATATCTGCTTGATCCTGATGTTGAGAAGACTGAGTCTGCTGAAGCGGACTGCCCAATTGTTCAGCAATTTGAGATTTCAGATCCCATTGCCAAAGCCTGTTGGTACAAAGATGGAACCCCGATCTATCCAAAATGGGAAGCAGACTGTGAATCACAGAGCAGCAGCCAAGCTGTGCTCCTCCAGTCATATGACTTGTCTGATGACGGGAGGTTTGGCTGTGAAACATCTGGTGATGCACAGTTAAATGTGGACATGAAAG CAGAGCAGTGTCACTATGGTGACGAGATTGGTGAGATAGCTGATTCATCTGTCCAATACACTGTGGATGTCGAAG CTACATCGCCAAGGCTCTCTTCTGACCAAGAAAAGAAGTCCACTGAAGAGGCTTATGCTGCTGAAGTTGACTGCATGTCCTCAAAATGCAATTCTGGCACCTTCTGTGACAAGAGAGGAGATACTCAGACAGATGAAGAACATTCCAGGCAAATGCCAACTTCTCAGTCGACATATGAACATATAACTGACTGGATTACGACTAAACAGCCAAAGAAGCTCTCCGACAGTCAACGAACTACAAATGCCCAATCTCCAGTTTACTGTAACTCTGAAAAGCCAACAATAATGCAATCTGACACACACCATCACATGAATAAGCCCACAGAATCACAAGGTGAGGAGTTCATTTACTACCTACAGCATGCAGAAGCCCCATCTGAAGAGCCTGATAATTCTCTGCAGACAGCTGTCCAGACAGATGAGATCTGTCATATTCTACAAACTGCAGCTGTTGAATCAGAGGAATCCACTCTCAAGACTCTAACTGTCCAATCAGAAGAGTTGCATAGTTCAAAACAGATGCGGACTGTCCAGTCAGAGCTAG CTCCGCCTGTGAAAATTACCACACTTTGTGAGGCTGAGAGGAACAAGTCTGTTGAAGTTGATGAACCCATAGTGCTGCAGTGTGAGATATCAGATCCTAATGCCAAAGTTAACTGGTACAAGGACGGAATAAATCTACACGAAGCAGCTGGGCAAGACATGCTGGCAGAGGGTTCCATAAGAACACTGGCTTTCCAGTCAGCGCGGCTGTCTGATGCAGGGACTTACAGCTGCAAGACAACAGATGATGCAATGCAGTTTCATGTGGATGTTAAAG CTCCACTTCCTGTAGAACCACTTCTGACGTTTTCAGCTTTATCTGAGGGTGACCAGAAAAAGACAGTCATGGCGGGCTCTCCCATTGCTCTACAATGTGAGCTGTCAAACCCCACTGGACAAGTCAGTTGGTACAAGGATGGAACACAGCTCCTACCTCAAAATGGAGTAGAGATCCAGTCAGAGGGAAATTTGAGGAGTCTAGTTGTCCCATCAGCAGAGCGGGCTCACACTGGGGTATACCGCT CACTACCTGTGAAGTTCTCAGAGCTTCAAGAGAGTGACAGAAGCAAGTCCGTCCAAGAAGGTTCTCCCATTGTCCTCAGCTGTGAACTGTCTCATGATTCTTCTGCTCATGTCGACTGGTACAAGGATGGGATGGAACTCCTCCCACAAAACAATATGGAAATACAGTCAGATGGTCTAACGAGGACACTGCTCATCCACTCAGCTGAAAACATACATAGTGGCACCTATGAATGTTCAACATCAGATGACACCATCACGTTTAAAGTGGACGTAGAAG GCCGATCGCCACAGATCTTGCCAATCCCACTGTCAGAAAAATACAAGATGATTGCAGTTGGTTGTCCAATTATGCTCCAGTGTGAGGTCTCAGACCCTGTCGCCCAGGTTTCCTGGTTTAAGGATGAGGTGGAGCTTTTTTGCAGAACTGGCCTTGATATGAAAAGAGATGGCAGCCTGAGAAAATTAATCATTCATTCTGCTAAAGTCTCCGATTCTGGCCTCTACAGTTGTAGCCTTGCTGATGATGTGGTGACATACCATGTGGACGTTGAAG CCGCTCCTGTGAGgtttgcagcacttccagatgTTGCAAGAAACAAATTTGTTGAAGCAGGCTGCTCAATTAAGCTGCAGTGTGAAGTCTCAGAGCCAACTGCCCAAGTCTATTGGCACAAGGATGGAGAACAACTACTTCCAAAGAGTGAATATGAAATTGAAACAAAAGAACAACTGAGAGCATTGGTTATTGCATCTGCAGAAGTCAGACACTCTGGGGTGTACAGCTGTGAGGCCGCAGATGACCATATAGAATTCAAGGTGGATGTTGCAG CTGTTCCAGAGGCTGAGGAGAGCAAATCTGTTGAAGCAGGCAGCCCAGTCAGACTGCAGTATGAGATCTCAGACCCCACAAGCCAGACCTGCTGGTATGAGGATGGAATAAAACGCTCGCCAAAATCGGGAATAAACATCGATTCAGAGGGCAATAAGAGGACACTGGTTATGAAGTCGACCACGTCTTCATGCTCTGGAGTATACAGTTGTaaaactgatgatgatgatgattcagATTTCAACGATTTCTGTGTGGAGGTGAAAG CACCACCGGTAACGTTTGCTGATATCCCAGAGGAAGACCTTTTCAAGAGTGTTGTGGAACAAGAACAGCTTGTTCTGTCATGTGAAGTATCAAGGACTGATGGTGTTGTCCAGTGGTATAAAGATGGAATTGAAATGCAACCAAGCAACAATATCACAATGCAAGCAGAGGGCACCAGAAGGAATTTGACAGTACATTCAACCCAACTGTCTGACACAGGCACATACACATGCCGTGCTGGAGACAACATTCTAATGTACAAGGTTACCATACGAG AACCTCCGGTGTTGATAATCTACCCCAAGGAGGATGTCCACCTGGACCGTCATGTCCCTGAGGAAATTATTCTGAGCTGTGAATTGTCTCGTCCAAATGGTGTTGTCAGCTGGTACAAAGACGGCCAAAAGCTGCAGGAGAGTGAGAACATCAAGCTCAAGGTTGAGGGCCCTTATCGACGGCTGAAGATTGTTTCTAGTGGAGTCGAAGATTCTGGAGAATACGTCTGTGATACAGCTGACGCTTCAATTTTCTTTCACCTTAGTATTACAG aaCCTCCAGTGCGGATTGTGTCCCCAAGTCAGTCCCAGATGGAACTCTGCCAGCAAACCTCTGAGAGGATGGTATTGAGCTGTGAGATCTCACGGCCCAATGCAGTGGTACGCTGGTATAGAGACGGACTTGAAGTGGAGGAGAATGACAACCTTATCTTAGAGGTCGATGGTGTCTACAGAAGACTCATTATACCTGAAACTACCGTCAGAGATTCCGCCGAATACGTCTGTGATACTGCAGATGACTCTGTCACATTCTTTGTCAACATAGCAG AGCCTCCTGTTCGCTTTGTACGTCCAAGGAAGATGGCATGTAGAGTTGACAAAATGGCTGGGGAGACTCTGGTTCTTGACTGTGAGGTTTCTAGATCAAATGCCGAAGTCACCTGGAAGAAAAATGGGGAAGAGGTAGAAGACTCCAGAAATATCACCATCCTTGAGGATGGTGTCATGCGCCAATTAACTGTTCACTCACTAACAGTGGAGGATGCTGGGCAATACGTCTGTGATGCAAAGGATGATGTGATGGATTTTTACGTAAACGTGCAAG aGTTGCCTGTAAAAATTATTGGAAAAACTGATGCAAAAACTGAAAAGCAGTTCTTGGTATCAGATGACATTATTCTAGTGTGTGAACTGTCAAGATCCAGTGCCTCAGTCAGTTGGTACAAAGACAATCAGCTAATTGATGACACTGAGCGATACTGCAGTGAGGAACAAGGTGTTTTCCGATCACTGGTTGTCCTAAATGCTGGGCTTGAAGATTCAGGAGAGTACACCTGTGATGCGGTGGATGATAGGATGGTCTTCTACATCACTGTCAAAG AGCCTCCAGTACAGATCATTGGAAACTCAGGCCACCCAGAGCATCATATCCTGGTAGCAGGGGATGATCTTATTTTGGAGTGTGAGGTGTCTCGGCCAAATGCCACCGTTCAGTGGTTATGGAATGGCAAGACGCTGAAACCAGACACTCGTATAAAAATTGACAGCTATGATGTTGTGAGGAAGCTTGTTCTCTCTGGACTTCAGCCATCAGACTCTGGAAAATACGTTTGTGATGCCTTTGATGATAAATTGACAACAATTGTTGAGGTCCAAG agctaccagcagtgtttgagaataaaaaagcaaataataaTGTCTCAGCCTATGAAAATGAGAGTGTTACGCTGTGTGCCGTTGTGAGCCGGGAAAGATCTAATGTTCGGTGGCTGAAAGATGGCCAACTATTGAACGGGGACAACATTCACATCTCCAGTGAGGGTAATACCCACAAGCTCACCATTAATCCCCTGCAGCTGTCAGATTCTGGAGAATATGTCTGTGACGTAAAGACAGATGAGATGTATTTCAGTCTTTTAGTCAAAG AAATGAAGGTGAAATTTGTCAGACCACTGGAGAACGTAGTGTCTCTGAAGGGCAGCAGCCTTATATTACGATGTGAGATCAACAAGCCCAAAGGAGATGTCCAGTGGCTCAAAGACGGCCAAGAAATCTCTCCAAGCCGTCGGCACACAATACGGGCACAAGGTCGAGAGCGAAGCTTTACCATCCACCAACTGGTGGAAGAAGATGCTGGAGAATATACTTGTGAATCCACAGATGACAGGACGTCAGCAACTGTCACTGTAGAAA CTCCTCGTGTTGTTGAGTTCATAGCAGAGCTTCGTAACATCACGGTCCGCGAAGGAGAAGATGCAGTATTTAAGTGTGTGGTTTCACCAGAGGACACTCGGTTGGTGTGGCGCTTAAATGGCAAGCAAGTAGCCCTGAATGAGCGCACTGTCATTTCAAGTAATGGACTATGCCACATGCTCTGCATCCACAACTGCATGGTTTCAGATAGCGGCAGAGTGACAGCTGATGCAGAGGGGTTGGTATCAGAGGCAGAGCTCCAGATTCAAG AGCAACAGGTGATGTTCACCAAGAAAATGACACCAGTTAATGCTGAAGAGTACAGTGAGGCTTCTCTAGAGGTGGAGGTGAGTCTGGATTCAGGAGAGGTTCAGTGGATGAGGCAAGGTGTCCTGATCCACCCTGGAACCAAGTACACCCTGAAACACAAAGGCCGAAAACACAGTCTCACCATCAACAAACTGGCCATGTCTGACCGGGGCACCTACAGCTGTGAAACCCTTCATGACCGCACGCAAGCACAGCTCACAGTGGAAC CTCGAAAGATCACAATCAAGAGAGGGCTGACTGACGTTaaaaccacagagagagaaacggCATCTTTTGAGGTGGAGCTCTCCCATCCCAATGTCACAGGCACCTGGACGAGAAACGCAATCCAGCTTAAGCCGACAAATCACTTCCGTATGAGTGCCAAAGGAAAAGTCCACAGCCTCACTATCTCTAACCTATCAGTTGAAGACACTGGCACCTTTATGTTCTGTGTTGAGAATCTGAAGACAGCTGCAAGGCTTGTTGTGAAGG AGCCCCCAGTGACCATTCTCAGAAAGCTGGAAGACCAGAAATTCCCTGACGGGGCAGTAATCTCTCTTGAGTGTGAGCTGTCAAGACACAATGTCGATGTGAAATGGATAAAG AATGGGTTTGAGGTGAAGCCAAGCAAGGACTTGCGCATTTATGCAATGGGAAGGAAACGGTTTCTCCAGATCATGAAATGTCATGTCAGTGATTCTGGCATGTACACCTGTGATGCTGGAGATGCTACTACATCCTGCACTGTGGAGGTCTACG AGCGTGAGCTGCAGATCCTGCAGGGCCTGGAGGACCTGGACATCCAGGAGGATCAGAacgcagtgtttgtgtgtgaggtctCAGTGCCGGATGTGCCAGGAGAATGGTACAAAAATGGGGAGAGGATACAACCCACCAGCACCATCAAGATCCGGCAGGAAG GGaccaaacattttcttcttatgTGCAATGTacgagcagaggactctggagAGATCAAGTTTATCACCAGACATGTTGAATGTATCGCTTACCTGGAGGTGGAAG AGCTTCCTGTCAACATTGTGAAACCTCTGCAGGATACGACCGCCCTTGAGAAGAGCCGTGTGCTCCTGGACTGCACTGTGTCTAATCCCAGATGTAGTATCCGCTGGTACAAAGGCGCCAATGTCATCCTGCCCTCTGAGCGCTTTGAGATCTGCAGTGAAGGCTGTTATCGCAAACTGATCATCCAGCAGGTGGTGCTAGATGATGAGGGCATGTACAGTGTGCAGGTTGGAGAGTATACATGCTCTGCAAAACTGACTGTAGTGG CCCAGTCACAGTTAATGGTCAGAGAGCTAAAGGATGTGGAGGTCATGGCCCCTGATGAAGCTTGCTTTGAGTGTGAGGTTGCAGTCCCTGTCCCCAAAGCTCCTGTGTGGAGTCTGAATGGAGAGCCTTTGCAGCCGAGCTCTCAGGTACTCATGGAGAAGATGGGCACGGTCCACAGGCTGACCCTCAGACAAACCTCCCCGGACATGAATGGAGTGGTGGAGTTCACCTTCGGGAAAGCAAAGAGCAGTGCCCAGCTCCAGGTTCTAA